A segment of the Desertifilum tharense IPPAS B-1220 genome:
GAGGTTTTGGAGTCTCCCCAACTCCAGGCCCGCCAGTTCTTTCTCGATACCGAACATCCCGAACTGGGCAAATATCCAATGGTGGGCGCGCCGTTTCGCCCCAGTAAAACCCCGTGGCAGCAAGTTCGCGCCCCTTTGTTGGGAGAAAACGCTTTCACTGCGGCCCAACCGCGCCAGCGTCCCCAAACCTCTGCCGCAGTGAGGCCGCAACCCCTGCAAGGGATTCGGATTGTTGATTTTACCCACGACTGGGCGGGTCCCCATGCGACGCGCTTGCTCGCTGATTATGGCGCGCAGACGATTAAAATTGAGTATCCTGCTCGCCTTGATGGAATGCGCGGCGCTTATTTAGACCGTAAAAATCGGCACCCGCGCTGGTGGCAGATGAATCGCAATAAGGCTTCTATTACTTTGGATTTGCACCAACCCGAACAGGTGGAGGTGGTGAAGGAGTTAATCCGCCAATCGGATATTGTGGTGGATAATTCGCGTCCGGGGGTGATGGAAGGTTGGGGGTTAGGCTATGAGGTGCTTAAAGGGTTGCGCCCGGATATGATTTTGGTGTCGATGTCGGCGTTTGGTGCAACGGGGCCGGAGTCGCAATATGCTGGCTATGGCGGCTGTATTGAGGCGCTGAGTGGTTTGCAGGGCTTAACGGCCTATAGTCGTCAAGGCGATGCCATGCGCGTCCGCGAAATGGATGTTACGAATGGGATTATGGGCGCTTGTGCGGCGATGACGGCGCTGATTTACCGCCAGCAGACGGGGGAAGGTCAATGGGTGGATTTGTCTCAGCGCGAAGCTTGTACTTGGTTGATGGGCGAGCATTTGCTGGAATTTGTCCTCAATGGCACGCAGACGCTCCCTATCGGCAACCGCCACCCGGTCTATAATCAGGGGTGTTACCGGGCGCTGGGCGAAGACCGCTGGCTGGTGCTGACTCTGCGTTCGGATGAGGAGTGGCAGCGGTTTTGTCAGGTTTGCGGACATCCGGAATGGTCGGACGATCCTCGGTTTCAGAGTCGGCGCGATCGCCATCAGCATCACGACGAACTCGATCTGCTGATTGAGTCTTGGACGAGTACCCAAACCGCACCAGCGGCGATGCAACAATTGCAGGCGGCCCGGTTGGCGGCGGGTATGGTGCAAGATGTTAGCACGCTGGCTCAAGATGAGCATTTACAGCAGCGCCAATGGTTCCAAACGGCGATCGCAGAAGGCGGAACCTATCCGGGGTTTCCTTTCCGCTTTGCCAAGGGGGGCGGAATTTTGCACCGTCGCGGCCCGGATTTGGGGGCAGATAATCAGGCTATTCTTTGCGATTTGCTGGGCAAACCGGCTTCTTTTTTACCCGATCTTGATGACGAATATTTAGGGACGGCTTTTGATTTGGAATAAGGATAAAAAGGGAGGGAATGATTGTAAGTTTAACCTCAAAATTTCCTAATTTCCCTGTTGCTGTATTTCCTAGGCAGAAAAATCGTGTTAACTAGATTAATCTACGCTTTTGTTATTTTTTTGGTCATCTTCACTCCGCTAGAACTCCTGTTTCCCTTGCATTCGCAAAAGTTCTTCCGACGGGGATGGTGGGCGGATTTTCTTCACTTTTTTGTGACGCGGATTTTTGTCAACCTCTGTTTGGCGATCGCTATCTTTTTTCTGCTCCCAGTTTTAGACCAATTAATTAATCCCAATATCCAAAATCTGATTGCCGCTCAACCCTTTGTTTTGCAATTGACAATTGCCGTTTTTGTACAAGAACTTGGTGCTTATTTTGCCCATCGTCTTTTACATACTGTACCTTTTCTATGGAAATTTCACGCCATTCATCACAGTAGCGAAGAAATTGATTGGCTTTCAGCCGCCCGCCTGCATCCTTTAGATCAAACCTTTACTCGAATTTGTGGTTTCATCCCCTTATATATTCTTGGATTTACAAAAGAAATTTTGGGTTTATATATTGTTGTCGTCACCTTTAACGCAATCTTCATTCATGCCAATGTTCGCTTCAAATTTGGTCCGTTAAAGTGGATCGTTGCCACCCCTGAATTTCATCGCTGGCATCATGTTAACGATCCAGCCGTTTATACCAAAAATCTGGCTGGTACCTTTCCCGTCATTGATTTAATCTTCGGGACACTTTATTTACCTAAAGATAAATCCCCTACTCAATATGGAATTGGCGAACCTATATCCGACCAGTATTTATCTCAGTTGATTCATCCTTTTTGGAGAAACGAAAATCCTCAGATCGATCGATAATAAATTCTCTTATTTTATCGAATTTATAGCAACTGCCAAGGCAATTAGGACATCGATAGATAAACAGATATTCTACTGGAACGTCTTCCCCAAATCCGCTTTTTCTAACCGATGTTTCCGCCGCCTGATTGACTGACAAAACTACCGTCAGTTGGGTTAGTGTTAGCACAATCTAACAGCAGCCAAAGCTGGGTTGAGGTCTGAAACTCAACCCAATCCAATTATCCTTTTGTCAGTCAACCAAATTCGCTGCTATAAGACGCAAATAATCAATTATTTTCTAGGTAAAACCTTCAATGAAGCCCGTCAAGAATAGCCTAAAATTCTGCGTATTAACCCTTTCCCTTAGTCTTTCCAGTCTAGTCTTCCAGGGAGCAGCAAAAGCCGCCTCTCCCTATCGTCTTGGCTATACCTTTTTGAACCCAAACCCAGCAGCCAATGACTTTTTTGGAATTTCCGTAGCTGGCGTTGGCAATAACGTCCTAATTGGAGCCTTTCAAGACGACACAAACGCCCTAGATGCTGGGGCGGCTTACCTATTTGATGGGAATCCCACAAGTCCTACCTTTGGACAATTATTAATGACCTTTCAAAGTCCGAATCCCGCAGTTTCTGGAAACTTTGGAGGGTCAGTTGCCAGCGTGGGGAATAACGTCCTGATTGGCGAATCCTTCCGCCATGCGACCTTAGCGCAGGGACAACCAGGACGCGCCTATTTATTCGATGGCACCCCCCAGAGTTCCACCTTCGGCACTCTATTAATGACCTTCCAAGCGCCCATCCCCAGACCTTTTGATTTTACAGGCTTTTCCGTGGCGGGCATGGGCAATAACGTCTTGATTGGGGCCTTTGGTAACAACACAGGAGCGCCCCTGGCTGGGGCAGCTTACCTGTTTGATGGCGATCGCGCCAGTCCCACCTTTGGCGAGCTACTAACCACCTTTAACAACCCAAATCCCGGCGCTGGGGATAGGTTTGGCGTCGCTGTTGCCAGCGTCGGCAAAAACGTGCTGATTGGCTCTTTTCGCGATGATGTTGGCGGAGTCGATGCAGGAGCAGCTTACTTATTTGATGGCGATCGCACCAGTCCCACCTTCGGTCAACTGCTGCTCTCCCTATCTAACCCTCATCCGTCGCCTACCGATGCTTGGGAGCAAAATGACGAATTTGGTCATTCAGTCGCGAGCGTGGGCAACAATTGCCTAGTAGGAGCCTTTCGCGAAGATATTGGAGCCTTAAACGTCGGGCGAGCCTACCTGTATGATTGCAACCCCAGCAGCCCCACCTTTGGCAATCTTCTCACCCAGTTTCAAAATTTTTACCCCTATGACTACGGTTGGGGCAACTTGGGCGAAAACTTCGGCTTTTCCCTAGCGAGTATCGGTCACTACGCCTTAGTTGGCGCTTGGCGAGAGCTAGCAGGCGCAGCCTTAGCGGGTGCTGTCTATGTTTACGATGCCAACCCCACCAGTCCCCTATTCGGACAACTCGTAGGGGCCTTTTTTAATCCCAATCCCACCGCCTTTGGCTCCTTTGGCACCTCGATTGCCGTAATTGGGCAAAACATGGTCATCGGAGCCATTGGCGAACAGGGGGGCAGCGGCGCGGCGTTTTTATTTGCACCGACGGCAAATTTAATTCAACCCCCGATGCAACTGAGGCTTGCTTCTAGCCACTCAGTTCCCGAACCCTCCCCTGGCTGGGTTCTGTTGCTGCTAGGAAGTGCGATAGTAGGGAACCGGCTCCAGAAAAGGGAGTCTAAATCAATTGGGTAGAACTGGGAAAAAAAGATGAAGCGAGCAATGGCGATCGCCACCATCAGTTTCTGGCTGCTTGCGGGTGGGAGTGCAGCCCCAATGAACCCTCCCGTATCCACCCCGTCTGGCCCGATTGTGGGCGAAGTGCAGAACGGCGTCAAGCGCTATCTCGGCATTCCCTACGCCATGCCTCCCGTCGGCGAGAGACGCTGGCGCGAACCCATTCCGGCTCAACCTTGGCAAGAACCCCGCCTCGCCACAACGTTTGGTCCGGCTTGTCCCCAACCCCAGCGCGATTTTGTCCGCCTGACGGGGCGCATGGACGAAGACTGTTTAACCCTAAATATTTGGACGCCCGCCCTCGGAAAAACCGATTCCCTCCCCGTGATGGTGTGGTTGCATGGTGGCGGGTTTCTGGTGGGTTCGAGTTCAGAGGCAATGTATGACGGGAGTGCGCTAGCGCAAAAGGGCGTAGTGGTGGTGACACTCAATTATCGCCTAGGCGCTTTGGGATTTCTGGCGCATCCAGCCCTCACGGCTGAGTCTCCCCATGCCAGTTCGGGCAATTATGGCTTGATGGATCAGATTTTAGCCCTGAAGTGGGTGCGCGACCATATTCGCGAATTTGGGGGCAATCCGAAAAATGTGACGATTTTCGGTCAGTCGGCAGGTGCAGTCAGCGTGACGACGTTGATGACATCGCCGTTGGCTGAAGGATTATTTCAACGCGCGATCGCCCAAAGTGGGAGCGTCCCCAATCACCTCAGATGTTTGTCTGCTTCTCGTCCCAATTTACCCAGTTTGGAATCCGTTGGCGAAGCCTTTGCCCAAAGGTTGGGGGGTTCCCCGGAACTGCGCCGCCAACCTTGGCAAAAGGTGGTGAAGGTTTGGGAAACCACCCTAGAAGAGACGCCATTTGATAGCGATATGGCGGGTTCGGGGACGCTGAACCATCTGAGTATAGATGGCTATCTCATCCCAGAATTGCCGGGAACTGCGTTCGCCCTCGGCCGCCAGCAGCGCGTTCCGTTCCTGACGGGGACGGTTGCCGATGAGGGGGCGGTGTTTGCCTATAATCTCAGAATTAATACCCTGAGCGCCTATACTCGGTTTTTGAATCAAGTCTTTGGCTCAACCTTAGCCCAACAATATTGGGCGCTGTATCCCGCACGCGATCATCCTTCGGCCCGTCAAGCGATCCGAACTTTAATTAGCGACCTGTTTGTGCTGGATATGAAAACAATGGCGATGCAAATGGCCGCCGTTCAACCGCAAAC
Coding sequences within it:
- a CDS encoding CaiB/BaiF CoA-transferase family protein; the protein is MHNQANALSHLRVLDLSQRLAGSYCTKLMAGFGAETIKVEPPGGEPMRHCPPFVEGQPGTERSLPFLWFNTGKKSVVLDLSTAEGKAQLQDWVRQVDVLVEDGLLQDLDLNLAQLNPQLIVTSISNFGQSGPYRDYQAEEITLYAMSGLMYGTGDPHQAPLAGGPAIAHLSAGMKAYIATLMADYRRELTGEGDRIEVSIQEAAMDNIEIAIAEYLHLGKIAKRSNDEHALVPWRTFPCKDGHAAIMGGPIRHWLKGAEIFESPELVSPQYAHMEGRIRYRDRVRQLMAPWLLQHGKQEIFHAGQARKLAWGYLATLQEVLESPQLQARQFFLDTEHPELGKYPMVGAPFRPSKTPWQQVRAPLLGENAFTAAQPRQRPQTSAAVRPQPLQGIRIVDFTHDWAGPHATRLLADYGAQTIKIEYPARLDGMRGAYLDRKNRHPRWWQMNRNKASITLDLHQPEQVEVVKELIRQSDIVVDNSRPGVMEGWGLGYEVLKGLRPDMILVSMSAFGATGPESQYAGYGGCIEALSGLQGLTAYSRQGDAMRVREMDVTNGIMGACAAMTALIYRQQTGEGQWVDLSQREACTWLMGEHLLEFVLNGTQTLPIGNRHPVYNQGCYRALGEDRWLVLTLRSDEEWQRFCQVCGHPEWSDDPRFQSRRDRHQHHDELDLLIESWTSTQTAPAAMQQLQAARLAAGMVQDVSTLAQDEHLQQRQWFQTAIAEGGTYPGFPFRFAKGGGILHRRGPDLGADNQAILCDLLGKPASFLPDLDDEYLGTAFDLE
- a CDS encoding sterol desaturase family protein, encoding MLTRLIYAFVIFLVIFTPLELLFPLHSQKFFRRGWWADFLHFFVTRIFVNLCLAIAIFFLLPVLDQLINPNIQNLIAAQPFVLQLTIAVFVQELGAYFAHRLLHTVPFLWKFHAIHHSSEEIDWLSAARLHPLDQTFTRICGFIPLYILGFTKEILGLYIVVVTFNAIFIHANVRFKFGPLKWIVATPEFHRWHHVNDPAVYTKNLAGTFPVIDLIFGTLYLPKDKSPTQYGIGEPISDQYLSQLIHPFWRNENPQIDR
- a CDS encoding carboxylesterase/lipase family protein, with product MKRAMAIATISFWLLAGGSAAPMNPPVSTPSGPIVGEVQNGVKRYLGIPYAMPPVGERRWREPIPAQPWQEPRLATTFGPACPQPQRDFVRLTGRMDEDCLTLNIWTPALGKTDSLPVMVWLHGGGFLVGSSSEAMYDGSALAQKGVVVVTLNYRLGALGFLAHPALTAESPHASSGNYGLMDQILALKWVRDHIREFGGNPKNVTIFGQSAGAVSVTTLMTSPLAEGLFQRAIAQSGSVPNHLRCLSASRPNLPSLESVGEAFAQRLGGSPELRRQPWQKVVKVWETTLEETPFDSDMAGSGTLNHLSIDGYLIPELPGTAFALGRQQRVPFLTGTVADEGAVFAYNLRINTLSAYTRFLNQVFGSTLAQQYWALYPARDHPSARQAIRTLISDLFVLDMKTMAMQMAAVQPQTYVYQFDRVSRGNARSGLGSFHGIELRYVFGTLPENQGFEREDEWLSQRMAEYWTQFARTGNPNGSGASWPPFDAKSDRYQLLSSRIQTDRNLRRQSVERLAALRQASTPSLCDPAL